GAGATACAAAGGAAATGTAAACTTCATAGTCTTTTTAAGCAAACGTGAAGTTTTAAATCTGTAATGCTTCACATGTTCATAAATGTCTGTCAGATTCCAATCATTGTCAAACACAGAATTATTTTTGTCCCCGCCCGTCttggctctgctgctgtatacacacaaacgctccctcagtcaggtctgatagtatcagacgaaggacacagcatacaacaactgttacactgtttctgttcacaaagaccaacaaAGGCAGAGTAATAACATCAAAACAACAGTTCCAGTCACGTTAGTTTGCACCACTTTGTGTTTGACACAACACTGTTGGCAGTCTGTTGAAATGTGTTTCACCCTGTTCTGATAAAGTCAAGTATATATTTCTTCAGAGGTTAAATGTTATGATGCAGCACAGAACATTTTCCACATAGATAACTGTCCAGCagcacaacaataataattataatgtaaCACTAGCTATCACATGTTTAGTGACACAGGAAAATACCTTTTAAAGAGTAAGAACATTCGAACGTGGTCAGGGAAATGTTCTGTACCTCACTTAAGACACAACTGTCTCATCTTTCATGCGCTCtcactttttttatcacagtaATGCACATGACCATATATGGACCACATGAGACTGCCCTGCTTTAATCCTCTTAGATTTGATCAGACCACTTCTTTAGTCATCCACTCATATCGCAGCTGTTTCTCCAGCTGTGGCTCCTTCCTGGGTCAGTGACCGACAGGAAGAAGGGATGACACAGAGCGGAAGTAGGAGAAATGCGGTTTGAGGGCTCGTATTCCAGCATCCTCTCCAGGAGATTGAAAAACTGGTGGTGTTCCATCCCATGTGACAGCAAGTacttctgaaaaacaaaagagaggtATGTCATTTTCAGGGGTAAAGACACTAAGCTGAACTGTGACAGATTCAACCAGACACAAATTTGAAATCTTAGTGCAATAAAATGACGAAAATGCACAGTTTATGTCAACTCCTTAAAAAACATTGTGAAATAAAGCTCACCCTCAGTGGTTTGTACTTGGCTTTCACGTAGCGTCCAGCCTTGGAACACTCATTCCAGTCTAGGCGCCCTCGATAGAAGAACTTCCTTGAGATGGAAGTAAAGAGTTGTCAAACAAAGGAAAAGTGTTGGAGTGCAATTCACAGAGCTCGGCTTTGAGTTACCCGCTCTTCTGGATCATTCTCTGAGGAATTGGTCCCTGTATTCTCTCCATCATAGCAAGATGCTCCCTGTTGTCGTGCGTCTGTAGGTGCAAACAGAAGTCAGCAAGACTACGTCCATGCTACTTTCCATGTGACAGCACAGGCACACATGTGACCTGGAAAAGTGTGAAGCCTTCATAGTATTCAAACAGGATGCAGCCGATGCTCCAGACATCACATGGGTGACCCCAACCCAGCtctgtgggggtggggggagacGGATTAAACCTTTACAAACCAATTTGACAGGACTGACATTCTCTTATTAGTCTCCAGTCTGCATCAACCTGTCTTACCCATAATGACCTCTGGGGCTCGATAGTGACGTGTGGAGATGAGAACAGAGTGGTGTTCATGGTCAAAGGTGGCGCTGCCAAAGTCAATGAGACGCACTGTGGTGTTGTTTATTCTCCTCTCACTGCACTTCTGAAGGAAGACAGAAGAAACACAAGCGTCTCCACAGAGAAAGAATCACCAGAGTTTGTTATTTTAGTACTTTCACACATCTTTTCTATCACTTATAACAGCTGTGCAGCATAACAGAGAACTACCAAGGCTGGAAACACATCATTATAtggagtagtagtagtattatttacatatatagcTTTAATGACTGTCAATCAGACATGTAAATTAGTTACTCACAGAGTAAAAACCTCTTTTAAGGCTgttcagtttcccacagtgtatCAATTACAGTCCTCTATCTTACAATAttaactgtttttctttttaaaatgttgaatcCTTATCCAATGTCTTTCTTGGGTCATAACTAATAACGACTGTCATTTCCATCcaaatgtgtcttttatgtTTTGAGTTTTGCTGCCCACAGGCAGAAACATTAAGCTCCTTGGCAGAGGAAATACAATCtgaaaagtgatttttaaaaacagatttccaCTCATCGAAGACTCCAAACACTGTGACACCGGTGTCAACAAACACAATCCATAATCTGCATGGATAAATAAGCCTGTCTGTACCCACCATGTGGGTGGATTGCAGGTTGTGCTGAAACAAATCTGCATGAAAATGGGCAAATAAAAGGTAATCTGCATCTTCTCCCTGCATTTATCCCTGGTGACTTGACATTCTGATTTCATTCTTCACCCCTGAAGGTCCCAGCCTTCATGTCTCCAGCTGTTTCTAACCTTCTCAGCATTGTATACAAGGGAATACTCTGAGTCGACAAAGAGGATGTTCTCAGGCTTCAGGTCAGTGTGAGTGAGCTTGTTGTCATGGagaactgcagagagagagagagagagagagagagagagagcaggtttAGATTCATCAGGGGTTGGTCAACGCCCTCCTCTGGTCACATCTTAAGTTCGTTCAAATGTCTGACATCCATGTGCATTTTGTGTGAGACCTAACTttgtggaaaaaataataatattattcttCCATATTATTCTGTCCAATGAATATGAGAATTAAATCCTTCATCCACTTGTTCTTCTGgactctactgtatatatagtttTACAACATGAAATCGTGTACATGTACACGTATGTCTGATGGGTGGGtggagggagagacacagaTAAATAGGTAAGTAGGGAGGTAGCTACATAGGTAAGTATATAGCTAGGTAAGGAGGATAGTAGGAAGAGAAAGATGTAGGTAGAGGGCCAGTAGGTAAataggtaagtaggtaggttggtaggtaggtaagtaggtaggtaggtatttAGGGTAACTTAATGTTTTTAGAATTGCTGCAAAgactattttgatgatcaatTAACTAAATAATAAGGGGGCCACAGgtttagtgtagtggttagcgttCTTGCCTTTGTGGCAAGAGGACCCGGTTTTGCGACCCAGTCAGAaaaagggtctttctgcatggagtttgcatgttctatctatgtgtgtgtatgtgggggttttctccgggttctctggtttcgggattaggtaaattggacattctaaattgactgtaggtgtgagagtgagagtggatggttgtttgtctctatgtgtccttgtgatggactggcaacctgtccaggatgaaccccacctatcgccttatgtcagcagagattggcacagtgaccccatgaccctcgtgtggaggataaagtgatagaagatggatggaattaATAAGCATaagcaaatgtgacaaaaaatataATGGTTATAGCTTGTTGAATGGCTGCTTCTTTTCTTGGGTCCTTTGGGCCAAAATAAATATTCTGTGGTTGTTTGAAATGATCCAGACTGATCCTTaactgtgtttgtctttcactGAATTCTTATCATCTTCAGGTAACAATAACATCTTTCTAACCGCAGCAAGAAAACTGTGAATAATCTGCTTACTGTCATCACAGGCAACGGCGTGTAATGAGAGAAAAAGCACAGTGGTAGAGTAGAGCACAGTCAGTGTGATGCAGGTTGGACTCACAGCTGACAGCGTGGCAGATCTGGTGAGCCATGTGTCGGATCTGGTTAATGGGATAAGGCGTGAAGCTGTTTGCCTTCAAGAAGTCAAAGGTGCTGAGAGACAGCAGCTCAAAGGAGATGCACACGTGGCCATAATAGTTAAACCAGTCCAGCATCTGCACGCAGTGTCTGACGGGAAGaaagatgaaacaaaaatggaaacGTCTTCTTAACATAATGATCAAAATACCAAACTACTCACTGCTTGTTGTGCGGATCTTTCTCTGTGATCGTCTCCAGCACATTGATTTCCAGTTTGGCTGCTTCCCTGTATTTCTCTTGGTTCTTAATGATCTTCAGAGCAACATGACCTTTcctacattttcaaacaaaatccTCTTCTGTGATTCcttcatatttacacacatttgttgtgtacatgtatatttttCTGAGGTCTAATGGTGttttaattgtacatttattcTGGAGCTCTCTTGTTGTATGCATTTCAGGAAGGACACATCATTAAGGGGACCAGTCAAagccatgtatgtgtgtgtacagtacattgATGTTGCATATTCTGGTATATTTTTTTGTAACTATTTATTAAAATGAGGACCTATTTGTTCCACATGATGAACCTTAAAGgatttttgtctttctgtttgttGTTCTATATATAAAGCAGTAATTATTACACATGTTAAACATTGGCTTGACTTTACAAATTACCTGTTGAAGTCCACACACTCTACCACTTTCCCAAAGGTCCCCTCACCCAAAGTGTCCACTATCTCATCTGTGAGGCATATTGAGGGGAAAACAGTACATTAAATCTTGAGATATATATGATTTAAGCTGCCATTTCTTAACTCAGCTACTACCTACATCGGTCTTCAACGATGTCCCCAATTTTATAGATCAGGTGACCATTTTCAGTGTCCCTCTTGTTGGTGTCCACATCCTCCTCGCTGCTCCGCTGAAAAAtgtccaacaaaaacaaatcagggcAGAGAGCAACCTATTCCTGTCACCTTTATTACTATTACTTAAAACAGATATAGATAGAGGTCAAAATATTCTGACCTCTAGGCTTAAAAGGGTATAAGTCACCAGCTGGCCTTGCACCTGACTTAGACTGACGATGATTCAAACTTGCAGATCTctgcacacacagtgaaacaaaggtGCATCACAGGAGACATTCATTCATGGATGACCCAAGAGCTGCAGGCTGTGTCGATGCTGCCATCGTTTAAAAAgagaccagtgtgtgtgagtttgtgcatTAAGGCTGCTCATGATGACatgagtttgttttaaaggagGCTAATAAGGAATGTCTGTCAAATGTCTTCTGGCTTCTTCAGGAGCCGAGTCTGTTTCCATTCTGAGACTGTTATTAATATCAGAAGCCCAGCATTTGCTGAGGAGACACTTACTGTAGGACAAGAAATAGACTGTGCAAAAGCACGGAAGCATataacacacactgtgtgcatgtgacttGTAGTTAGAAGACTGTGgaactgaaagaaaacacatttcattatgTAGAGTCAATGCAAAGTGTCaaagtttaggtttaaagtcaccCATGATGCAGAGGTGGT
The sequence above is a segment of the Solea solea chromosome 13, fSolSol10.1, whole genome shotgun sequence genome. Coding sequences within it:
- the LOC131471884 gene encoding dual specificity protein kinase CLK2-like, whose translation is MMGKTELYSLYKGFLDCICLCLSRSSEEDVDTNKRDTENGHLIYKIGDIVEDRYEIVDTLGEGTFGKVVECVDFNRKGHVALKIIKNQEKYREAAKLEINVLETITEKDPHNKQHCVQMLDWFNYYGHVCISFELLSLSTFDFLKANSFTPYPINQIRHMAHQICHAVSFLHDNKLTHTDLKPENILFVDSEYSLVYNAEKKCSERRINNTTVRLIDFGSATFDHEHHSVLISTRHYRAPEVIMELGWGHPCDVWSIGCILFEYYEGFTLFQTHDNREHLAMMERIQGPIPQRMIQKSGKFFYRGRLDWNECSKAGRYVKAKYKPLRKYLLSHGMEHHQFFNLLERMLEYEPSNRISPTSALCHPFFLSVTDPGRSHSWRNSCDMSG